Proteins from a genomic interval of Pseudodesulfovibrio nedwellii:
- a CDS encoding 4Fe-4S binding protein has product MKALRAVRMERCIGCHSCSLACSRQVHKFLSWNKSGIRISSSGGLSTGFEARVCLACNPAPCAEACPTGSLSQRRDGGVIQNKKLCIRCGECAKACPVDAIFLDHEVNPYVCIHCGQCVQFCPHDCLEMVELPKQEQEEGGGDD; this is encoded by the coding sequence ATGAAAGCACTCAGAGCTGTGCGGATGGAGCGATGTATCGGCTGCCATTCGTGTTCGTTGGCCTGTTCAAGACAGGTCCACAAATTTCTTTCCTGGAATAAGTCTGGCATTCGTATTTCGTCGTCGGGCGGTCTATCCACCGGCTTCGAAGCTCGGGTTTGTCTGGCCTGTAACCCGGCTCCATGCGCCGAAGCGTGTCCAACTGGTTCGCTTTCACAGCGCAGGGATGGTGGTGTTATTCAGAACAAGAAGTTGTGCATACGTTGTGGCGAATGTGCCAAGGCCTGTCCTGTGGACGCTATTTTTCTTGATCATGAAGTAAATCCGTATGTATGTATCCATTGCGGTCAATGCGTGCAGTTTTGTCCGCATGACTGCCTTGAAATGGTAGAACTGCCCAAGCAGGAACAGGAAGAAGGAGGGGGCGATGATTAG
- a CDS encoding aldehyde ferredoxin oxidoreductase N-terminal domain-containing protein, with product MIRDFFRVMMVNLTTGKTNIIERPGRNEYLGGTGLAAKLFEEFGHVDRHWDDPEQPVIFAIGPLTGYFPLMSKTCCAFRSPYHNEYTESYAGGKSALSLRFADLDALVITGKAPRLTALCVGSRRVETRDVEYMRGFDAIATGRVLRKIFPGSGRRSIMRIGPAGENLSAYACINVDTYRHFGRMGGGTAMGVKNLKAICILGDRGFALPEGKQYPKLYKHIYKQLTTTEMMAKYHGLGTAVNVKPLSELKSLPWKNLQQTSSPKAENISGETFADDTLLRNAACAGCPVGCIHVGFVREQFQTNNQYLYRQVGYDFEPIFACGAMIEVTEASDVLRILDVIEKEGLDCMSAGVALAWATEALEKGVISEKETVVKLNWGDAETYMAAVELLGRPPNEFYRLLASGTMKCAKVYGGEDFACVLGQEMAGYATGEVFFVSEALGFRHAHLDSGGYSWDQKHEEQDVTAALDFLVDDARDRIVLNCMVGCLFSRGVYNDDLLAEAMESVGYGELHGSVSEIGDRVQRLRWRLRLQMGYRPDKVKIPKRYKEITTWKGPLDTDYLEALRSGYAARILEMGAPLKDKE from the coding sequence ATGATTAGAGACTTCTTCCGTGTCATGATGGTCAATTTGACCACAGGCAAGACCAATATTATCGAGCGTCCCGGACGGAACGAATATCTGGGTGGTACCGGTCTGGCGGCAAAGCTGTTTGAAGAATTCGGTCACGTGGATCGCCATTGGGACGACCCGGAGCAGCCCGTGATTTTCGCTATTGGGCCGCTGACGGGGTATTTCCCGCTCATGAGTAAGACCTGTTGCGCGTTTCGCTCGCCGTATCATAATGAGTATACCGAAAGTTATGCAGGCGGAAAATCCGCGTTGTCTCTTCGGTTTGCCGACCTTGATGCATTGGTTATCACCGGCAAAGCACCGCGACTGACTGCTTTGTGTGTCGGTTCTCGTCGCGTGGAAACTCGTGATGTAGAGTATATGCGTGGATTTGATGCCATTGCCACGGGGCGCGTGCTCAGAAAGATATTCCCCGGCTCAGGGCGTCGATCCATCATGCGCATCGGCCCTGCGGGTGAAAATTTGTCGGCGTACGCCTGTATTAACGTGGACACCTATCGCCATTTCGGACGCATGGGTGGTGGCACGGCTATGGGCGTGAAAAACCTGAAAGCCATCTGTATCCTTGGTGACCGAGGATTCGCATTGCCCGAAGGCAAACAGTATCCCAAGTTGTACAAACACATTTATAAACAGCTCACCACCACTGAAATGATGGCCAAATACCACGGTCTTGGTACGGCGGTGAATGTCAAACCGCTTAGTGAGTTGAAAAGTCTGCCATGGAAAAACTTGCAACAGACTTCCAGTCCGAAAGCCGAGAATATCTCTGGTGAGACCTTTGCTGACGATACGCTGCTGAGAAATGCAGCCTGTGCTGGTTGTCCGGTCGGCTGCATCCATGTGGGTTTTGTTCGCGAACAGTTTCAGACCAACAATCAGTATCTCTACCGGCAGGTAGGGTATGACTTCGAGCCGATTTTTGCTTGTGGGGCGATGATCGAGGTGACAGAGGCCAGTGACGTCCTGCGCATTTTGGATGTCATTGAAAAGGAAGGGCTGGACTGTATGTCCGCAGGCGTGGCTCTGGCCTGGGCCACTGAAGCTCTGGAAAAGGGTGTCATCAGCGAGAAGGAAACGGTTGTAAAGTTGAACTGGGGCGATGCTGAGACTTACATGGCCGCCGTGGAGTTGTTAGGTCGGCCACCGAATGAATTTTATCGTCTTCTCGCATCTGGGACCATGAAATGCGCCAAGGTGTATGGTGGTGAGGACTTCGCATGCGTGTTGGGTCAGGAAATGGCAGGGTACGCCACAGGCGAAGTATTCTTTGTCTCCGAGGCCTTGGGGTTCCGTCATGCCCATTTGGACTCTGGTGGCTACTCTTGGGACCAGAAACACGAAGAGCAGGATGTAACCGCCGCGCTTGATTTCCTTGTGGACGATGCTCGTGATCGTATCGTGCTCAACTGCATGGTCGGCTGTCTGTTTTCACGCGGCGTGTACAATGATGACCTTTTGGCCGAAGCTATGGAATCTGTCGGTTATGGCGAACTTCATGGAAGTGTCTCAGAAATAGGTGATCGAGTGCAACGTTTGCGCTGGCGTCTCAGACTTCAAATGGGCTACCGCCCGGACAAGGTTAAAATTCCTAAACGATATAAAGAGATTACCACCTGGAAGGGCCCTCTGGATACGGATTATCTTGAAGCTTTACGCTCCGGTTATGCCGCCAGAATCCTCGAAATGGGTGCTCCTTTGAAAGATAAAGAGTAA
- a CDS encoding recombinase family protein — translation MRNTFVSYLRVSTQKQAQSGLGIEAQRETVGGFLNGGYGELLDEFVEIESSKKNDRPELAKAMERCKLTGATLVIAKLDRLSRDAHFLLGLQKSEVEFVCADMPEANQLTIGIMAVMAQHERKMISERTKAALKAAKARGVKLGCPNGAKHLRKYGNDLGVAAIKANANDRAEKLRGTLKEILEDGTTSFAGIAKEMNAKRIKTARGGRWYAASVKRLAERLDRAT, via the coding sequence ATGAGAAATACATTCGTATCTTACCTCAGAGTATCGACCCAGAAGCAGGCGCAAAGTGGCCTTGGCATCGAAGCCCAGCGAGAAACTGTAGGAGGCTTCCTGAACGGTGGCTACGGGGAATTGCTGGATGAATTCGTTGAGATTGAGTCAAGCAAAAAAAATGACCGTCCAGAACTTGCTAAAGCCATGGAGCGGTGCAAGCTGACTGGAGCGACATTGGTTATTGCCAAATTGGATCGTCTTTCGCGTGATGCACACTTCCTGCTTGGACTCCAGAAGAGCGAGGTGGAGTTTGTTTGTGCGGATATGCCTGAGGCAAACCAGCTGACTATTGGGATAATGGCTGTGATGGCTCAGCATGAGCGCAAAATGATTAGTGAGAGGACCAAGGCGGCACTCAAGGCGGCAAAGGCCAGAGGAGTGAAGCTCGGTTGCCCTAATGGGGCCAAGCACCTGAGGAAGTACGGCAATGATCTTGGAGTTGCTGCGATAAAGGCAAATGCTAACGACAGAGCTGAAAAACTACGCGGCACTCTTAAAGAGATTCTGGAAGATGGAACAACAAGCTTTGCGGGAATAGCAAAAGAAATGAACGCCAAAAGGATTAAGACCGCACGGGGTGGGCGATGGTATGCCGCCAGTGTGAAGAGACTTGCAGAACGACTAGATCGGGCAACTTAA
- a CDS encoding BRO-N domain-containing protein, protein MSTLYHPPVRTLTDDNGDPWFVAKDVCDALGIVNPSRTLSGLDSDEKSTCPSQYEGQIRHLTTINESGLYSLILRSRKPEAKTFKKWITSEVLPAIRLHDMCQSQQR, encoded by the coding sequence GTCTACTCTCTATCATCCTCCCGTCCGCACCCTGACCGACGACAACGGCGATCCGTGGTTTGTTGCCAAGGATGTGTGTGATGCTTTGGGGATTGTGAATCCATCCCGTACTTTGTCTGGCTTGGACTCGGATGAGAAATCAACCTGTCCTTCACAGTATGAAGGTCAGATACGTCACCTTACAACTATCAACGAATCCGGCCTTTACAGTCTGATTCTCCGTTCCCGCAAACCCGAAGCCAAGACTTTCAAAAAGTGGATCACCTCCGAAGTCCTTCCGGCGATCAGGCTGCATGACATGTGTCAATCCCAGCAACGGTAA